One Elgaria multicarinata webbii isolate HBS135686 ecotype San Diego chromosome 7, rElgMul1.1.pri, whole genome shotgun sequence DNA window includes the following coding sequences:
- the LOC134401195 gene encoding heat shock protein 30C-like has product MPSHSRHGRRCPVRILQEPVQEPDFSPMWLFSREPDYGFRRPGSLQGLFSQLMGDMQPTLDEMERARAVLMDVYPHLALTEEGQARKARHSGPSPAQKAPSQGTADHRLSLDVSGFSPEELTVQLDGRKLTVSGKHDQKAQSEDGCFSHEYREVRREVLLPEDADLGAVACALGQDGRLCVEAPRLALPPPGERTIFIAIGKASEAAGQLQEGQETKPSGEQMDLRGEK; this is encoded by the coding sequence ATGCCGAGCCACTCCAGACACGGAAGAAGGTGCCCAGTTCGGATCCTGCAGGAGCCCGTGCAGGAGCCCGACTTCAGCCCCATGTGGCTCTTCAGCAGAGAACCAGACTACGGCTTCAGGCGGCCGGGGAGTCTTCAGGGCCTCTTCAGCCAGCTGATGGGAGACATGCAACCCACCCTGGACGAGATGGAGAGGGCGAGGGCGGTGCTCATGGACGTGTATCCCCATCTGGCCTTGACCGAGGAAGGCCAGGCGAGGAAGGCCCGCCACAGCGGCCCAAGCCCAGCCCAGAAGGCCCCTTCTCAGGGGACAGCCGACCACCGGCTCTCCCTGGACGTGAGCGGCTTCTCCCCCGAGGAACTGACCGTGCAGCTGGACGGGAGGAAGCTGACGGTGTCCGGGAAGCACGACCAGAAAGCCCAGTCGGAGGACGGCTGCTTCTCCCACGAGTACAGAGAGGTGCGCAGGGAAGTGCTCCTGCCGGAGGATGCCGACCTGGGGGCCGTGGCCTGTGCCCTGGGCCAGGATGGGCGGCTCTGCGTCGAGGCCCCGCGCCTGGCCCTGCCGCCTCCGGGAGAGAGGACCATCTTCATCGCCATTGGGAAAGCGTccgaggcagctgggcagctccAAGAAGGCCAAGAGACGAAGCCAAGCGGAGAGCAGATGGACCTAAGAGGAGAAAAATGA
- the LOC134401196 gene encoding heat shock protein 30C-like, which produces MPSHSRHGRRCPVRILQEPDFSPMWLFSREPDYGFRRPGSLQGLFSQLMGGMQPPLDEMERARAVLMDVYPHLALTEEGQARKARHSGPSPAQKAPSQGTADHLLSLDVSGFSPEELTVQLDGRKLTVSGKHDQKAQSEDGCFSHEYREVRREVLLPEDADLGAVACALGQDGRLCVEAPRLALPPPGERTISIAIGKASEATGQGTQLQEGQETKPSGEQMDLRGEK; this is translated from the coding sequence ATGCCGAGCCACTCCAGACACGGAAGAAGGTGCCCAGTTCGGATCCTGCAGGAGCCTGACTTCAGCCCCATGTGGCTCTTCAGTAGAGAACCAGACTACGGCTTCAGGCGGCCGGGGAGTCTTCAGGGCCTCTTCAGCCAGCTGATGGGAGGCATGCAACCCCCCCTGGACGAGATGGAGAGGGCGAGGGCGGTGCTCATGGATGTGTATCCCCATCTGGCCTTGACCGAGGAAGGCCAGGCGAGGAAGGCCCGCCACAGCGGCCCAAGCCCAGCCCAGAAGGCCCCTTCTCAGGGGACAGCCGACCACCTGCTCTCCCTGGACGTGAGCGGCTTCTCCCCCGAGGAACTGACCGTGCAGCTGGACGGGAGGAAGCTGACGGTGTCCGGGAAGCACGACCAGAAAGCCCAGTCGGAGGACGGCTGCTTCTCCCACGAGTACAGAGAGGTGCGCAGGGAAGTGCTCCTGCCGGAGGATGCCGACCTGGGGGCCGTGGCCTGTGCCCTGGGCCAGGATGGGCGGCTCTGCGTTGAGGCCCCGCGCCTGGCCCTGCCACCTCCGGGAGAGAGGACCATCTCCATCGCCATTGGGAAAGCGTCCGAGGCAACTGGGCAGGGGACCCAGCTCCAAGAAGGCCAAGAGACGAAGCCAAGCGGAGAGCAGATGGACCTAAGAGGAGAAAAGTGA